One stretch of Candidatus Hydrogenedentota bacterium DNA includes these proteins:
- a CDS encoding glycosyltransferase has product MTDILDLTVVIPVFNEQETLDELHTRLVAVLEKMARPYEVIMVDDGSTDGSFETLCRLNSGDSRIRVLRLARNFGQSPALYAGLSKARGRYVLIIDADLQVLPEDIPLLVAKLDEGYDAVSGWRADRKDTLFRRAASKLLNRYIAGVTGLSLHDYGCSLKGIRRELVGHMVDFSHRCRYLPVDMAMLGGRFAEVVVGHSERTRGNSKYGMLKLVRTAFDLITGITDAPLRYIGLLGWLMSFGGFAMGIKVAANRVIYGNVNQLESVVALFFFCSGVQLVASGMMCEYIGRIFIEVQRRPYFVVAEER; this is encoded by the coding sequence TTGACCGACATTCTGGACCTGACCGTCGTGATTCCCGTGTTCAATGAACAGGAAACGCTTGACGAACTCCACACCCGCCTGGTTGCCGTGCTGGAAAAGATGGCCCGGCCCTACGAGGTCATCATGGTGGATGACGGCAGCACGGACGGCAGTTTCGAGACGCTCTGCCGCCTGAACAGCGGGGACAGCCGGATACGGGTGCTTCGGCTGGCGCGCAATTTCGGCCAGAGCCCCGCGCTGTATGCGGGCCTGTCGAAGGCCAGGGGGCGGTATGTGCTCATCATAGACGCGGATTTGCAGGTCCTCCCCGAGGACATCCCCCTGCTGGTGGCCAAACTGGACGAGGGGTATGACGCGGTGAGCGGGTGGCGTGCGGACCGAAAAGACACCCTGTTCCGCAGGGCCGCGTCGAAACTGCTGAACCGTTACATCGCGGGCGTCACGGGGCTGTCCCTGCACGATTACGGCTGCTCGCTCAAGGGCATCCGGCGGGAGCTGGTTGGGCACATGGTGGACTTCTCGCACCGGTGCCGCTATCTGCCGGTGGACATGGCCATGCTGGGCGGGCGCTTTGCCGAGGTGGTCGTGGGCCACAGCGAGCGGACCAGGGGAAACAGCAAGTACGGCATGCTGAAACTGGTGCGCACCGCCTTCGACCTCATCACGGGCATCACCGACGCGCCCCTGCGCTACATCGGGCTGCTCGGCTGGCTGATGTCCTTTGGCGGCTTCGCCATGGGCATCAAGGTGGCCGCCAACCGGGTCATCTATGGCAACGTGAACCAGTTGGAGTCGGTGGTCGCGCTCTTCTTCTTCTGCTCGGGTGTGCAACTGGTGGCTTCGGGAATGATGTGCGAATACATCGGGCGCATCTTCATCGAGGTCCAGCGCAGGCCCTATTTCGTGGTGGCCGAAGAGCGCTGA
- a CDS encoding zinc metallopeptidase, with translation MFFFHPADLLMIPAIVMALWAQARVKSAYAKYSRIGTRSGMTGAEAAQRILYGAGVNGVELGMVPGEMTDHYDPARKCVNLSQGVYAGSSVAALGIAAHEVGHAIQDAQGYAPMRLRHFIYPISNIGSTLSFPLIFIGMIFNQSGMGWLISLGIYLFSAAVAFTIITLPVEFDASRRAVRALASGGQLTEDELRGVRKVLSAAALTYVAAAAAAVLQLLRLLIIARGRD, from the coding sequence CTGATGATTCCGGCCATTGTCATGGCGCTCTGGGCGCAGGCGCGGGTGAAGTCGGCCTATGCGAAGTATTCCAGGATTGGAACGCGCTCCGGCATGACCGGCGCGGAGGCGGCGCAGCGGATACTTTACGGCGCCGGTGTGAACGGGGTGGAACTGGGCATGGTTCCCGGCGAGATGACGGACCACTACGATCCGGCGCGGAAATGCGTGAACCTTTCGCAGGGCGTCTATGCGGGCAGTTCGGTGGCGGCGCTGGGCATCGCCGCGCACGAGGTGGGCCACGCCATACAGGACGCCCAGGGGTACGCCCCGATGCGTCTGCGCCACTTCATCTACCCCATTTCGAACATCGGCTCGACCCTGTCGTTTCCCCTCATATTCATCGGGATGATATTCAACCAGTCCGGCATGGGCTGGCTGATTAGCCTGGGCATCTACCTGTTCAGCGCCGCCGTGGCCTTCACCATCATCACCCTGCCCGTCGAGTTTGACGCCAGCAGGCGCGCCGTCCGGGCGCTGGCTTCGGGCGGCCAGCTCACCGAGGACGAGCTGCGCGGCGTGAGAAAGGTCCTGTCCGCCGCGGCCCTCACCTATGTGGCCGCGGCCGCCGCGGCCGTGCTTCAACTGCTGCGCCTCCTCATCATAGCGCGGGGACGGGACTGA